The DNA region CCGTCGGCGCCGAATTCCGGGGTCAGGGTGCTGACCTGGTAACCGCTGGCTTGCTGCGAGCGCCAGATGCTTTCCCAGTGCTGCTGATGGAAAGCCAGTTCTTTTGCATATTCGGGAGCCGCCGGGTGCGGAACCTGCGGGCCTTGGTCGTAACCGACCCGTGCCTGGATATGGTGAACCCGCTCGATGAAAGCGCTCAGATCATCGGCCGGGTCATTCAACAGACGCTCGCAGGTCACGACCCAATGGCTGATGTCACTGGTGAACAACAGATCGGGTAGTTGCCGGATCAACTCCAGGGTCACCCAGGGGTTGAACAGCGAGCGCGAGCGGTGAGTTTCGAAACTGCAGACCTGACCGTGCTTGCGCGCCAGTTCCAGTGCCTGACCGAAGAACTCCACTTGTTGTGGCAACGACCAGCGATCATTGCCCGCCAGTACGTTGACAAAACGTGGGCCGAGCTCGGCGGCCCATGCAAGTTTCTGATCGAGGTCAATGAGGTGAACGGCAGGGGTCGCCGACTGCTCCGGCAGCACATCGTACGCCGTGAAGACTGTGCTGATGTAACCCAGGCGATTGGCCTGGAGAAAGGCGGAGAACTCAGCCCGTTCACGGGCGTCCAGTGGCAGACGTGCTTCCATTCCATCAAAACCCGCCTGCAGCAGCTCTTCGAGCGCTTGGGCCTTGCTGGCGGTGTAACCCCACAGCGTGCGGAAGATTTCCAGCTTCATCGGTGATCCTCAAAAATCCCTAGGCCTACTGCAAAAACACTTCGACAAAGCCAGTCGGCGATCAAGGGCCAGCAACGGCACAAGATTTTTGAGCCGGGTCTCTGCCTGATGGGTCCCACTAAGCGCTGCCGAGGCTGGTTCGCTGTGGAGCCGATGTTAGGCATAGGCGGTGGGGTGGAAGAATCTGAAAATTCAAATGAATACTTCAGACTATCGTCAACAAATAGCTAGCTATTTATCGCGCTTTTCAAGAGGGGTTTTATGGGCGAGTAGGTGTCTACGCTGGCTATTAGCGAGGTGTGCCATTGTTACGGCATTATTTTGAAGAGTCCCAAGCGACACTAGGGCGTTGATGGTCTGTTTCTGGCCGATTTCCGCCTGTCATGACTGACCGCGATCGATACCAAGTTTAAATCTGAGCCAGCCAGCAGCCTCTGATGTCCCGCAAGACAGTAATAAAGAAGTCGCCTCGTCAAAACAGCGCATGCCCAAGCCGGGTCGAGAAACGGCGCTGCGTAACCTGACAATTGCTTTCGAACACTACAACGAGCAGCGTCTGCACAACGCTTTCAATTATCGCTTGCCGAGGGAGTTCAGGCGCTTGGCAATTGCATCATTTGAACAAGACATTGTTGTCCGTTTTGGTGGGGGATAAGGCCAGTTTAAGAGCTGTACAAAATAATTATTTAGTATAACTTTTAAAGGTGTCCATTGAGTCCTATCGAGGTCTTTGCATGACCATGCAGACGGACCGCTTAATCCGCCACCTTATCTGTCTTGTGCTGATGCTCCAGAGTGCTGAACTATTTGCTGATTGGCGCGAGGCGTTACCCGATTCTCGTCGGTTGGGTAGCGGGGAGATGCGCGTATTCGGTTTCTCCATCTACAGCGCGCAGTTATGGAGCCCACGCCTGATTGCCGGAGAACCACTGGGTGCAGATGTGCCTTTTGCGCTAGAGCTGACCTACAGTCGTGCCATTAGTCGCGATGATCTGGTTGAGGCCAGCATCAAGGAAATCCGTCGCTTGTCGCCCAACTCCCTGAATTCAGAGTTGATGGCCCGCTGGGAGTGGGAGATGCAGCAGGCGTTTGTCGATGTGCGCGCCGGTGACCGCATCACCGGAGTCTATATTCCTGGAGAGGGCGCACGTTTTTACGTTGGCGAGAACCTACAACATGTGGTGAGGGATGATGCGTTCGCCAAAGCCTTTTTTGCGATCTGGCTTGACCCCCGAACACGCAACCCGGAGCTGCGCGCCCAATTGCTGGGTGCAGTTAAACCCTGAGTCCGTTGAGGAAATTCGCATGTTGAAGATATGGATGCTGCTGCTATGCATTGGCCTTACAAGTTGCAGCCGGGTGGATGTGCACACTTACAGCCAGGAGACGCCCACGCTTGAGTTGCGCGAATTCTTCGAGGGCCGGGTCGAAGCCTGGGGTATGTTTCAAAAGCGTTCAGGCGAGGTAACCAAGCGCTTCCACGTTGAGATCAATGGCCACACCGAAGGCAATAGGCTGATCCTCGACGAATCATTCACTTACAGCGACGGTACCAAGCAAAAACGGGTTTGGACTCTAACCCCCGCTGGCCCTAGTCAATGGCGCGGAACCGCTGGCGACGTGGTGGGCGAGGCGCGTGGTGAGGTGGCAGGCAATACACTGCGCTGGAAATATGTGCTGAACCTACCGGTGGATGGCAAGGAGTATCAGGTTCACTTAGACGACTGGATGTACCTATTAGACAAGAACACCATGATCAATCGCTCGTTCATGACCAAGTTCGGGGTGGAGGTAGGCCAGATCACCTTGTTCTTCCGCAAGCAGTCTTGAGTCAACGTGCATGCTGTCCGGTCATCCAGTGCAGCGCCGGCATCAACATCGCCCATATCAATGCGAGTAGCAGAACGCTGGGCCAAACACCTAGCGGCAGACCCACGCCTGCTAGCTTAGCGCCTCCCAAATAGGAGAGCGGACAGCCTAAGGCCCCTAGTAGGCTGCCCATCCACCAAGGCCGTTTCGTCCAGCTCAGGCTGTGACGCAAAGTGCTGGCGAAAAGCAGCCATAGCATTGCCAGCCACAGCGGCAGAAAAGTAGCGGCACCGGAAAAGTAGAACAGCCCGAGGTGCAATAGGACACTGTCCAGGACCCAACCGCAGGCTGCCACCCGTAACAGACTGCGCCACTCATTAAGGCCGTTGGCAATCCAAAGCAGGTGTATAGCTAGGCAGGCGATTGCAATCAGCAGCAGCCATGGCCGTTGCGCACCAAACACGCAGGCGAACCAGCCGAGTTGGAACAGCCCTGCGTTCAACAACAACTGGCCCCGCTCGCTCATGCCTTTAGGCCGAAGGGCTGCGGTCGTGCCCCGGCTTTGGCGCGTCAGTTCGATGCGCTCCAAGCCCAGGCCAGCCTCAAACATTTTTTGCTCGCCCTGCCAGTCCTGCATGGTCACGTGCAGCTTTTGGTCGGGAGCAGAGAAATGCATGCGGTACTCCAGATCGCGAGGCAGGAAGGGCGAGACGTGAAAGCTCTTGGCGACCCTATGGCGTGACTCACCGGTCGCATGGGTCGGCAGTACGTAGTGGTAACGCTCTCGCGAAGGGGTGTTACTGACTTCGCAGAGAATTGCAGCCAAGCTGCCGTCCGTTTCGAAGCAGTAAAAAAGACTGATCGGGTTAAAGGAAAGCCCCCAGCTACGCGGCTGGGTGAGCAGACAGATTCGTCCCTGCGGGGCGTGCCCGAGGGCTTGCTCCACGCGCTGGCGTACGGCATCGCTCAGCGTCATACCCTGATGCGTGGCGTGCGGCAGGTAGTCGGTTTCGCGGAAGGCGAAGGCGGCCCAGCGCGAATGTCCGGCCAGCCACGATAAGCCCAGCACCTGCGGTTGTTCCGCAAGATCCAGGTAGAGCATACCCATATGGTAACGAAACCCATGGGCGCGCGGCAGCAGCCGACGGTGGCTGACCCAGCCGCGATACAGCGCGCTGTTCACAGTTGTTCTCCGAAAGCAGCCGCCACGCGCAAGGCGCTCACCACTCCGTCCTCATGGAAGCCGTTAGCCCAGTAGGCGCCGCAGTAGTAGCTGTGTTGAGCACCCTGTAGTTCTTGCCAGCGTGCCTGGGCGACCAATCCAGCTTGGCTGTATTGCGGATGGGCGTAGCGGAAGTGGTCGAGGATTTTGCTCGGGTCAATGGCCGCGGTCTGGTTTAGGCTAACGCAGAAGGTGGTGTCGCTCTGGAACCCTTGCAGGATATTCATGTTGTAGGTGACAGTGGCCGGT from Pseudomonas sp. ACM7 includes:
- a CDS encoding DUF2878 domain-containing protein translates to MSERGQLLLNAGLFQLGWFACVFGAQRPWLLLIAIACLAIHLLWIANGLNEWRSLLRVAACGWVLDSVLLHLGLFYFSGAATFLPLWLAMLWLLFASTLRHSLSWTKRPWWMGSLLGALGCPLSYLGGAKLAGVGLPLGVWPSVLLLALIWAMLMPALHWMTGQHAR
- a CDS encoding sugar phosphate isomerase/epimerase, translating into MKLEIFRTLWGYTASKAQALEELLQAGFDGMEARLPLDARERAEFSAFLQANRLGYISTVFTAYDVLPEQSATPAVHLIDLDQKLAWAAELGPRFVNVLAGNDRWSLPQQVEFFGQALELARKHGQVCSFETHRSRSLFNPWVTLELIRQLPDLLFTSDISHWVVTCERLLNDPADDLSAFIERVHHIQARVGYDQGPQVPHPAAPEYAKELAFHQQHWESIWRSQQASGYQVSTLTPEFGADGYLHHLPFTNVPVADLWSLNVWMGQTEREHFKRFHHSSNP
- a CDS encoding chalcone isomerase family protein, with the translated sequence MTMQTDRLIRHLICLVLMLQSAELFADWREALPDSRRLGSGEMRVFGFSIYSAQLWSPRLIAGEPLGADVPFALELTYSRAISRDDLVEASIKEIRRLSPNSLNSELMARWEWEMQQAFVDVRAGDRITGVYIPGEGARFYVGENLQHVVRDDAFAKAFFAIWLDPRTRNPELRAQLLGAVKP
- a CDS encoding DUF3833 domain-containing protein is translated as MLKIWMLLLCIGLTSCSRVDVHTYSQETPTLELREFFEGRVEAWGMFQKRSGEVTKRFHVEINGHTEGNRLILDESFTYSDGTKQKRVWTLTPAGPSQWRGTAGDVVGEARGEVAGNTLRWKYVLNLPVDGKEYQVHLDDWMYLLDKNTMINRSFMTKFGVEVGQITLFFRKQS